The following are encoded together in the Streptomyces sp. NBC_00358 genome:
- a CDS encoding sensor histidine kinase, translating to MTTTGEEHTAARTGPWWWVGWRGAVLDAGLALVSAVECGGEGVRFAHDAGLPAPVGVAFGAMAGSVLLVRRKWPIAVVLVSIAITPAQMGYLMGLVGLYTLAASELPRRITAALAGMSFAGMLIVTFVRAHQSVVRGDVTMGNWFVPFASITTAIGMTAPPVLLGLYMGARRRLMESLRERADSLERELQLLAERAEERAEWARNEERTRIAREMHDVVAHRVSLMVVHAAALQAVARKDPEKAVRNAALVGDMGRQALTELREMLGVLRSGDGLAARVPSVPLAAVGVAAAAAASRAADDSGAGEGPSLAEIDELIGQSAAAGMVVALSVEGDTRGYAREIEQTAYRVVQEALTNVHKHAAGAKTYVRLAHRVSEIAMQVENECPPEVGVGSSVRLPSGGNGLLGMKERVAALGGVFVSGPTDAGGFRVSAVIPA from the coding sequence ATGACCACGACGGGGGAAGAGCACACCGCGGCCAGGACCGGGCCGTGGTGGTGGGTCGGATGGCGCGGTGCGGTGCTGGACGCGGGGCTCGCCCTGGTGTCCGCGGTCGAGTGCGGCGGCGAGGGGGTCCGCTTCGCGCACGACGCGGGGCTGCCCGCTCCGGTGGGTGTCGCGTTCGGGGCGATGGCCGGGTCCGTACTGCTGGTGCGGAGGAAGTGGCCGATCGCGGTCGTCCTGGTGTCCATCGCCATCACGCCCGCCCAGATGGGCTACCTGATGGGGCTCGTCGGGCTGTACACGCTCGCCGCGTCCGAGCTGCCGCGCCGCATCACCGCGGCGCTGGCGGGCATGTCGTTCGCCGGCATGCTGATCGTCACGTTCGTCCGGGCGCACCAGAGCGTGGTGCGCGGGGACGTGACGATGGGCAACTGGTTCGTCCCGTTCGCCTCCATCACGACGGCGATCGGGATGACCGCGCCGCCCGTGCTGCTCGGGCTGTACATGGGGGCCAGGCGGCGGCTGATGGAGAGCCTGCGGGAGCGGGCGGACTCGCTGGAGCGGGAGTTGCAGCTGCTCGCGGAGCGGGCGGAGGAGCGGGCGGAGTGGGCGCGCAACGAGGAGCGGACCCGGATCGCGCGGGAGATGCACGACGTGGTCGCGCACCGGGTCTCCCTGATGGTCGTGCACGCGGCGGCCCTTCAGGCGGTCGCCCGGAAGGATCCCGAGAAGGCCGTGAGGAACGCCGCCCTGGTGGGTGACATGGGGCGTCAGGCGCTCACGGAACTGCGGGAGATGCTGGGCGTGCTGCGCTCGGGGGACGGGCTGGCCGCGCGGGTGCCGTCGGTGCCGCTGGCGGCGGTGGGGGTGGCCGCGGCCGCCGCGGCGTCGCGGGCGGCGGACGATTCCGGGGCGGGCGAGGGGCCGAGTCTGGCCGAGATCGACGAGCTGATCGGGCAGTCGGCGGCGGCCGGGATGGTCGTGGCCCTGTCGGTCGAGGGGGACACGCGCGGGTACGCCCGGGAGATCGAGCAGACCGCCTACCGGGTGGTGCAGGAGGCGTTGACGAACGTCCACAAGCACGCGGCGGGGGCGAAGACGTACGTCCGGCTGGCGCATCGGGTGTCCGAGATCGCGATGCAGGTGGAGAACGAGTGTCCGCCGGAGGTGGGGGTGGGGTCGTCCGTGCGGTTGCCCAGCGGGGGGAACGGGCTGCTGGGCATGAAGGAGCGGGTGGCCGCCCTGGG